Proteins encoded in a region of the Larimichthys crocea isolate SSNF chromosome XVI, L_crocea_2.0, whole genome shotgun sequence genome:
- the glp2r gene encoding glucagon-like peptide 2 receptor, whose translation MPTLLPTWHKRNRTTAGQTFLLLLSFVAFNHQVTGSELEGLIAKRTEYLENCSRTLSTLSETGIYCKGTFDNYVCWPHSAPGNVSVPCPSYLPWISKDDSRRAHRECLENGRWRQEENSSNPWRHDSECKEDHYFKHTEDQMPRHTALRLISVIGYSLSLSSLTLATLLMGMLRRLHCTRNYIHMNLFVSFILRAMAVISKEIITYIMYSTRPKDGPGWHSYSSSAIMFMCKFSNVCMEYFVACNYFWLLVEAIFLHTLLFTAVLTKRRLLKKYMLLGWGTPVLFVTPWTVVKILYENAGCWSNVNRWFWWIIRGPITLSVLVIFFIFIKILMLLLSKLKAEQVKFTDYRYSLARATLVLIPLLGIHEVVFTVLIDECMDSDSRYARNFINLTLSSFQGFLVAVLYCFANGEVQAELKKRWQVFLFTNHFQVRRCFRGVPLKHLWKHTRGHRPQGSRQSDSYDEAGTSTIHPHLLQVAVRGGVGGLGEVKCQGLKGSDTPGLDFLTRKSLSSSDGEITLGETMEEILEESEF comes from the exons ATGCCAACCCTGCTGCCAACCTGGCACAAGAGGAACCGGACAACAGCAGGACAAACGTTCCTGCTCTTACTCTCATTTGTTGCCTTCAACCACCAG GTAACAGGCTCAGAGCTTGAAGGTCTCATAGCCAAACGGACCGAATACTTAGAGAACTGCAGCAGAACTCTCAGCACGCTCTCAGAAACTG GAATCTACTGTAAAGGAACGTTTGACAACTACGTGTGTTGGCCCCATTCAGCTCCTGGGAATGTGTCGGTGCCCTGTCCTTCTTACTTACCGTGGATCAGCAAGG ACGACTCCAGGAGGGCTCACCGAGAATGTTTAGAAAATGGGAGATGGCGACAAGAAGAGAATTCCTCCAATCCCTGGAGGCATGATTCAGAATGTAAGGAGGATCATTACTTCAAACACAcg gagGATCAAATGCCTCGACATACAGCCCTCAGGCTCATCTCTGTCATTGGCTATTCCCTGTCCCTGTCCTCCCTCACACTGGCCACTCTCCTGATGGGCATGTTGAG GAGGCTCCACTGTACCAGGAACTACATTCACATGAATCTGTTTGTGTCCTTCATCCTGAGAGCCATGGCTGTCATTTCAAAAGAAATCATAACATACATCATGTATTCCACCCGACCAAAGGATGGCCCTGGATGGCACTCCTACTCAAGTTCTGCG ATAATGTTCATGTGCAAATTCTCCAACGTGTGCATGGAATACTTTGTGGCCTGTAATTACTTCTGGCTGTTGGTGGAGGCCATTTTCCTCCACACGCTGCTCTTCACAGCTGTGCTGACCAAGAGGCGTCTGCTGAAGAAGTACATGCTGCTGGGATGGG GAACGCCGGTCTTGTTCGTAACACCATGGACAGTGGTGAAGATTTTATATGAAAACGCAGG ATGCTGGTCAAATGTGAACAGATGGTTCTGGTGGATAATAAGAGGCCCGATAACCTTGTCAGTGCTG GTCATTTTCTTCATATTCATCAAGATTCTGATGCTGCTGCTATCTAAGCTGAAAGCAGAACAGGTGAAATTTACCGACTACAGATACAG CTTGGCCAGAGCAACACTGGTACTGATTCCTCTGCTGGGAATTCATGAAGTGGTCTTCACTGTGCTGATAGATGAATGTATGGACAGCGACAGCCGCTACGCCAGAAACTTCATCAACCTCACCCTCAGCTCCTTTCAG GGATTCCTGGTTGCTGTTCTGTACTGTTTTGCTAATGGAGAG GTCCAAGCTGAACTGAAGAAGCGCTGGCAGGTTTTCCTGTTCACCAACCACTTCCAGGTCAGGAGATGTTTTCGGGGTGTGCCCCTCAAGCACCTGTGGAAGCACACTAGAGGGCATCGTCCGCAGGGCTCTCGGCAGAGTGACTCCTATGACGAAGCCGGCACCTCCACCATACACCCGCATCTGCTTCAGGTGGCTGTACGTGGAGGAGTTGGGGGGCTAGGAGAAGTTAAATGTCAGGGGTTGAAGGGGAGTGACACACCAGGGCTTGACTTTCTCACCAGGAAGAGTCTATCCAGTAGTGATGGTGAAATAACGCTTGGGGAGACCATGGAAGAGATTCTAGAGGAGAGTGAGTTCTGA
- the pts gene encoding 6-pyruvoyl tetrahydrobiopterin synthase: MAGSSVSDSGAERIGYISRVQCFSACHRLHSIHLSDEENKQVYGKCNNPNGHGHNYKVEVTVRGKIDRLTGMVMNLTDLKRCIEDVIMTPLDHKNLDKDVPYFANVVSTTENVAVYIWDNMVKVLPPNLLYEIKIHETDKNIVIYRGE, translated from the exons ATGGCCGGATCATCTGTGAGCGACAGCGGAGCGGAGCGTATCGGATACATCAGCCGAGTGCAGTGCTTCAGCGCCTGCCACCGACTCCACAG cattcaCCTGAGTGATGAGGAGAACAAACAAGTTTATGGAAAATGCAACAATCCCAACGGACACGGACACAACTACAAAG TGGAGGTGACAGTGCGTGGAAAG atTGATCGTCTCACTGGCATGGTCATGAACTTGACAGACTTGAAGAGGTGCATTGAG GATGTCATCATGACTCCGCTCGACCATAAAAACCTGGATAAAGACGTCCCATACTTTGCCAATGTAGTCAG CACGACTGAGAACGTGGCTGTTTACATCTGGGATAACATGGTGAAGGTGCTCCCACCCAACCTGCTGTACGAGATTAAGATTCATGAGACAGATAAGAACATCGTTATATATCGAGGAGAGTAG